The Mytilus galloprovincialis chromosome 4, xbMytGall1.hap1.1, whole genome shotgun sequence genome contains a region encoding:
- the LOC143070726 gene encoding uncharacterized protein LOC143070726 — translation MENAITDIRELEGSTVINEYTIKCGRCLNSLSVPCDRKPVKRIEYFKSKHFDQSCIHKSAKNDKKLIRDKDVQGMKTVMKSWLQATSENTAQEADEDIDNIDNQPYDVVESLE, via the exons ATGGAGAATG CTATCACGGATATCAGGGAGTTGGAAGGCAGCACAGTAATTAACGAATACACCATAAAATGCGGCCGATGCCTGAATTCACTTAGTGTACCATGTGATAGAAAACCTGTCAAACGGATTGAATACTTTAAGTCAA AACATTTTGACCAGTCCTGCATACataaaagtgcaaaaaatgacaaaaagttaaTAAGAGATAAAGATGTTCAGGGAATGAAAACTGTCATGAAAAGTTGGCTACAAGCAACAAGTGAAAATACGGCCCAAGAAGCTGATGAGGATATCGATAACATTGATAATCAACCATACGATGTTGTCGAATCGTTGGAGTGA